A stretch of Babesia bigemina genome assembly Bbig001, chromosome : III DNA encodes these proteins:
- a CDS encoding signal peptidase, putative: MDIIKREITTFKSEVRQFIRRPRENIEQLLATACVLFTALMLWKTANLYTGTDSPVVVVLSGSMEPAFYRGDILFLMKHDTVSAGDIVVFKVHGRDIPIVHRTLSLHANSNEINVLTKGDNNDVADRGLYSRGQKWLDGKHLVGTVLMRIPKFGIITIILNENRALKWSLISMLIYLVLSGKG; encoded by the exons ATGGATATCATAAAAAGAGAAATAACAACCTTCAAAAGCGAGGTGCGCCAATTCATACGGCGCCCGCGCGAgaacatcgagcagctgcttgcAACAGCCTGCGTCCTGTTCACCGCCCTTATGCTTTGGAAGACGGCAAACCTCTATACAG GTACCGACTCCCCCGTAGTGGTGGTGCTAAGCGGAAGCATGGAACCGGCATTTTACCGTGGCGACATCCTCTTCCTCATGAAGCACGATACGGTTTCAGCGGGTGATATCGTAGTTTTCAAGGTGCACGGCAGAGATATACCAATTGTGCACCGAACGTTAAGTTTGCACGCAAACAGCAACGAAATTAACGTCCTGACCAAGGGTGACAACAACGACGTCGCAGACCGTGGGCTGTATTCGAGAGGGCAGAAATGGCTGGATGGCAAGCATCTGGTTGGAACCGTCCTGATGCGAATACCCAAGTTCGGGATTATCACCATCATACTTAACGAGAATCGCGCTCTAAAATGGTCGCTTATATCAATGCTAATATATCTGGTACTAAGCGGCAAGGGATGA
- a CDS encoding ribosomal protein Se8, putative, which translates to MPQNEYIERHIALHGRRFDHETRTRKKAARAAHTMSKKVQKMRGIKAKIFRMRRYAEKVEMKKQIKNNEEKEAKEEVVASGEGAIPAYLLERGEVNRTKILSNMIKQKRKEKAGKWNVVRQMNEAEMFRVMKSGKRKKKQWKRMVDKVCFVPEDYTRKPPKYEKYIRPTGLRFKKAHVTHPELKTTFFLDIISVKKNPQSHLYTSLGVITKGTIIEVNVSELGLVTQTGKVVWAKYAQVTNNPENDGCINAVLLV; encoded by the exons ATGCCGCAGAACGAATATATAGAAAGGCATATCGCCCTTCATGGGCGGCGTTTCGATCATGAAACGAGGAC CCGCAAGAAGGCCGCGAGGGCGGCTCATACGATGAGCAAGAAAGTACAGAAGATGCGTGGCATCAAGGCCAAGATCTTCAGGATGCGGCGGTACGCGGAGAAGGTCGAGATGAAGAAACA AATCAAGAACAATGAGGAAAAGGAGGCCAAGGAGGAAGTGGTTGCGTCCGGTGAAGGCGCCATACCTGCCTACCTGCTCGAGAGAGGGGAGGTTAATCGCACGAAGATCCTGTCGAACATGATCAAACAAAAACGTAAGGAGAAGGCCGGGAAGTGGAACGTT GTCCGGCAAATGAACGAGGCCGAAATGTTCAGAGTTATGAAGTCCGGCAAGCGCAAGAAGAAGCAGTGGAAGCGCATGGTAGACAAAGTCTGCTTCGTACCGGAGGACTACACACGAAAGCCGCCAAAGTACGAAAAGTACATTCGGCCCACCGGACTGCGATTCAAAAAAGCGCACGTCACCCACCCGGAGCTGAAAACCACATTCTTCTTGGACATAATTTCCGTCAAGAAGAATCCGCAATCGCACCTCTACACGAGCCTTGGGGTGATTACGAAGGGTACCATCATCGAGGTTAACGTGAGCGAGCTGGGTCTGGTCACGCAAACCGGAAAGGTCGTATGGGCGAAATATGCCCAGGTCACCAACAACCCGGAAAACGACGGATGCATCAACGCAGTGCTGCTAGTGTGA